In Sphaerisporangium krabiense, the DNA window ACTCCGGCGGTCCTCGTGCTGGAGGACGGCCGCGCCTTCCACGGCACCTCCTACGGCGCCGAGGGGGAGACCTTCGGCGAGATGGTCTTCGCCACGGGCATGACCGGATACCAGGAGACCCTGACCGACCCGTCCTACCACGGCCAGATCGTGGCGATGACCGCCCCGCACATCGGCAACACCGGCGTCAACGACGAGGACCCGGAGTCCTCGCGGATCTGGGTGGCCGGGTACGTCGTGCGCGAGCCGGCGCGGGTCGCCTCCAACTGGCGCTCGCGCCGCTCCCTGGACGAGGAGCTGCGCCGCCAGGGCGTGGTCGGCATCGCCATGCCCGGCACCCGCGCGCTCACCCGCCACCTGCGCGAGCGCGGCGCGATGCGCGCCGGCGTGTTCACCGGGCCCGCGGCCCCGGTCGAGGAGCTGGCCGAGCGCGTGCGCACCAGCCCCGCGATGGTCGGCGCCGACCTGGCCAAGCAGGTCTCCACGGCCGAGCCGTACGTCGTGCCCGCCCACGGCGTCAAGCGGTTCACGGTCGCGGCGATCGACCTCGGCATCAAGGCGATGACGCCGTACCGCATGGCCGAGCGCGGCTGCGAGGTGCACGTGCTGCCCGCCACCGCGACCGCCGCCGACGTGCTGGCCCTCGACCCCGACGGGGTGTTCCTGTCCAACGGCCCCGGAGACCCGGCCGCCGCGGACTACGCCGTGGAGACGCTGACCGGGGTGCTGGAGGCCCGCAGGCCGGTGTTCGGCATCTGCTTCGGCAACCAGATCCTGGGCCGGGCGCTCGGCCTCGGCACCTACAAGCTCCGCTACGGCCACCGGGGCGTCAACCAGCCCGTCCAGGACCGCCGGACCGGCAAGGTGGACATCTCCGCCCACAACCACGGCTTCGCGGTCCAGGCGCCGCTGGACGGCCCGTTCGACACCCCGTACGGGCGCGGCGAGGTGAGCCACGTGAACCTCAACGACGGCTGCGTCGAGGGGCTGCGCCTGCTCGACTACCCGGCGTTCAGCGTGCAGTACCACCCCGAGGCCGCCGCGGGCCCGCACGACGCCGCGGGCCTGTTCGACGAGTTCTGCGCCCTGATGGCGGGCGGCGCCACGGGCACGAAGGGGGAGGAGCGGGGCAATGGCTAAGCGCACCGACATCTCGACGATCATGGTGATCGGCTCGGGGCCGATCGTGATCGGCCAGGCCTGCGAGTTCGACTACTCCGGCACGCAGGCCTGCCGGGTGCTGCGCGCCGAGGGCTACCGGGTGATCCTCGTCAACAGCAACCCCGCCACGATCATGACCGACCCGGAGTTCGCCGACGCCACCTACGTCGAGCCGATCACCCCGGGCATCGTCGAGCAGATCATCGCCAAGGAGCGCCCCGACGCCCTGCTGCCCACCCTCGGCGGCCAGACCGCGCTCAACACCGCCGTCGCCCTGTACGAGGCGGGCGTGCTCGAGCGCTACGGCGTCGAGCTCATCGGCGCCGACATCGCGGCGATCCAGGCCGGCGAGAACCGCGAGCTGTTCAAGGGTATCGTCGCCAAGGTCGCCGAGGAGCACGGGCTGAACGCCGAGTCCGCGCGGTCGGCGATCTGCCACACGCTGGAGGAGTGCCTGGCCGCCGCCGGCACCCTCGGCTACCCGGTGGTCGTGCGGCCGAGCTTCACCATGGGCGGCGCCGGCTCGGGCTTCGCCTACGACGAGGAGGACCTGCGCCGCATCGCCGGGGCCGGGCTCGACGCCTCGCCGACCACCGAGGTGCTCCTGGAGGAGTCGATCCTCGGCTGGAAGGAGTACGAGCTGGAGGTCATGCGCGACCGGGCCGACAACGTCGTCATCGTCTGCTCCATCGAGAACATCGACCCGATGGGCGTGCACACCGGCGACAGCGTCACCGTGGCCCCGGCCATGACGCTGACCGACCGCGAGTACCAGAACATGCGCGACGTCGCCATCGCCGTCATCCGCGAGGTCGGCGTCGACACCGGCGGCTGCAACATCCAGTTCGCCGTGGACCCGCGCACCGGGCGCATGATCGTCATCGAGATGAACCCCCGGGTGTCGCGTTCCAGCGCCCTGGCCTCCAAGGCCACCGGCTTCCCGATCGCCAAGATCGCCGCCAAGCTGGCCATCGGCTACACCCTGGACGAGATCCCCAACGACATCACCCGCGAGACCCCCGCCTCCTTCGAGCCGTCGCTGGACTACGTGGTGGTGAAGGTCCCGCGTTTCGCGTTCGAGAAGTTCGCCGGCGCCGACCGCACCCTCACCACCCACATGAAGTCGGTGGGCGAGGCCATGGCCATCGGCAGGTCCTTCCCCGAGGCCCTCCAGAAGGCCCTCAGGTCGCTGGAGAAGAAGGAGTCGTCCTTCTCCTGGGCCGGCGACCCCGGAGGCCCGGAGGACAGGCGCCGGCTGCTCGAGGCGTGCCGCACGCCGCACGACGGGCGGCTGCGCACGATGCAGCAGGCCATCCGGGCCGGCGCCACCCTGGAGGAGCTGTACGAGGCCACCGCCGTGGACCCGTGGTTCCTGGACCAGCTCTTCCTGATCGACGAGGAGGCCGCCGCCCTGCGCGAGGGCGAGCTCACCGCCGCCACGCTGACCAGGGCCAAGCGGCACGGCTTCTCCGACGCCCAGATCGCCGGGATCCGCGGGATGGCCGAGCCCGAGGTCAGGGCCCTGCGCGACGCGCTCGGGGTGCGGCCGGTCTACAACACCGTGGACACCTGCGCCGCGGAGTTCGCCGCCAAGACCCCCTACCTGTACTCGACCTACGACGAAGAGACCGAGGTCCCCGGCGGCGACCGGCCCAAGGTGATCATCCTCGGCAGCGGGCCGAACCGCATCGGCCAGGGCATCGAGTTCGACTACGCCTGCGTGCACGCCTCGTTCGAGCTGTCGGCCGCCGGCTACGAGACCGTGATGGTCAACTGCAACCCCGAGACCGTCTCGACCGACTACGACACCTCCGACCGGCTCTACTTCGAGCCGCTCACCCTGGAGGACGTCCTGGAGGTCGTGCGCGCCGAGCGCGAGACCGGCCCCATCGCCGGGGTCATCGTGCAGCTCGGGGGCCAGACGCCGCTCGGGCTCGCCCAGGCGCTCAAGGACGCCGGCGTGCCGGTCGTCGGCACCAGCCCCGAGTCCATCCACCTGGCGGAGGACCGCGGGGCGTTCGGCCGGGTGCTCGCCGAGGCCGCGCTGCCCGCGCCCCGGCACGGCACCGCCATGACCGTGGAGCAGGCGCGGGAGGTCGCCGCCGAGATCGGCTACCCGGTGCTGGTGCGCCCCTCCTACGTCCTCGGCGGCGCCGGCATGGCGATCGTCTACGACGAGGACACGCTGAGCGCCTACATGGGCCGCGCGACCGGCGACCACCCCGTGCTCGTCGACAAGTTCCTCGACGAGGCCATCGAGATCGACGTGGACGCGCTGTTCGACGGCGAGGAGCTGTACCTCGGCGGCGTGATGGAGCACATCGAGGAGGCCGGCATCCACTCCGGCGACTCGGCGTGCGCGCTGCCGCCGATCACGCTCGGCGGGTTCGACATCAAGCGCATCCGCGCCGCGACCGAGGCCATCGCGCGCGGCGTCGGCGTGCGCGGCCTCCTGAACGTCCAGTACGCCCTGTCGGCCAACATCCTGTACGTCCTGGAGGCCAACCCGCGCGCGAGCCGCACGGTGCCGTTCGTGTCCAAGGCGACGGCGGTGCCGCTCGCCAAGGCCGCCGCCCGGGTGATGATGGGCGCGAGCATCGCGTCCCTGCGCGAGGAGGGCATGCTGCCGCGCGAGGGCGACGGCGGCACGCTGCCCCTGGACGCCCCCATCGCGGTCAAGGAGGCCGTGCTGCCGTTCAACCGGTTCCGGGGCGTGGACATCGTGCTCGGGCCCGAGATGCGCTCCACGGGCGAGGTGATGGGCATCGACGAGGTCTTCGGCACCGCCTACGCCAAGTCGCAGTCCGCGGCCTACGGCTCGCTGCCGACCAAGGGGCGCGCGTTCGTCTCGGTCGCCAACCGCGACAAGCGCGCGATGGTCTTCCCGGTGAAGGCCCTCGCCGACCTGGGCTTCGAGATCCTCGCCACGGAGGGGACCGCGGAGGTGCTGCGCCGCAACGGCGTCCATGCCAAGATCGTGCGCAAGCAGAGCGACGGCCCCGGCACGGACGGTGAGCCGACGATCGTCACGCGCATCCTGGACGGCGAGGTCGACCTCATCGTGAACACCCCCTTCGGCAGCCCCGGCCAGTCCGGGCCCCGCCTGGACGGCTACGAGATCCGCACCGCCGCCGTCCTGCGGGGCGTCCCGTGCGTCACGACCGTGCAGGGGCTCGCGGCGGCGGTCCAGGGCATTCAGGCCGTCGCGGCGGGCTCGGTGGGCGTACGGTCGCTCCAGGAGCACGCCAAGAGACTGAGGGGCTGACCCCGCGGCGGGAGGTGAAGGAGACGGCCGGAACTCCGGTGCAGGTGACGGGCACGGTGCTGACGACGCGCCGCGTCGACGCCTACCACGCCCTGACCGTGGTGGCGCCGGGCATCGCCGAGCGCTTCCGTCCCGGCCACTTCGTCTCCGTGGCCGTCGGCGGCCCGCACACGTCCATGCCCGCGCGCCGCGCCTTTTCGGTGCACGACGTCAAGCCCGACTACGGCGGCACGGTGGAGCTGGTCTTCGCCGTGCGCGGCCGGGGGACCGCGTGGCTGGCCGAGCGCAAGGCCAGGGACACCCTGGACCTGGTGGGCCCGCTCGGCCGCCCGTTCCCCGTGCCCCGCGACCCCTGCACGTGCGTGCTGGTCGGCGGCGAGTACGGCTCGGCGTCGCTGTTCGCGCTCGCCGACACCCTGCAGCAGCGCGGCTGCCGGGTCGACTTCGTGCTCGGCGCCGCCTCCGCCGACCGCGTCTTCGGCGCGCTGCGGGCCCGCCGCATGGGGGAGACCATCACCCTGACCACCGAGGACGGCTCGCTCGGCCTGCGCGGCCTCGTCACCGACGCGCTGCCCTCGGTGATCGCCGACGCGCGCGCCGACGTGGTGTACGCCTGCGGGCCGATGTCCATGCTGCGCGGCGTCACCGCCGTCGCGGTCGAGTTCGACATCCCCGTGCAGGTGTCGGTCGAGGAGGCGATGGCCTGCGGGTACGGCGTCTGCATGACGTGCGTGCTGCCCGTCATCGGCGACGACGGCGTCACGCGCATGGCACGCTCGTGCGTGGACGGCCCGGTCTTCCGCGGGGAGCGGGTGCGGTTCGAGGATGTCGGGACCATCCCCTTCGACGCCCTGGGCGCGCCCGGGGGACGAGTGCAGGAGGGGGGTGCCCACTCCAGAAATGTCAGTTGACATGCGGACGTACCTCGCGCACGTCGAACTGGCCAACCCGATCACCACGGCCGCCGGGTGCGCCGCCTCCGGTGCCGAGCTCTCCCAGTTCTTCGAGCTTGCCCGTCTCGGCGCGGTCGTCACCCGCTCGATCACCATGGCCCCCCGCGCCGGGCGCCCCACCCCGCGCATGGCCGAGACCCCCTCGGGCCTGCTCAACGGCGTCGGCCTGCAGGGGCCGGGCGTGGAGGCGTTCCTGGAGCGCGAGCTGCCGCGCCTGGTCGACCGCGGGGCCCGCGCCGTCGTGTCCATCGCGGGGGGCAGCGTCGCGGAGTACACCGCGCTGGCCCGCAGGCTGTCGGACGCGCCCGGCGTCGCCGCGGTCGAGGTCAACCTCTCCTGCCCGAACGTCGAGGACCTGGGCAGGGTCTTCGCCCGCGACCCCGCCGCCTCGGCGGAGGTCGTCTCGAGCGTCCGCGCGACCCTGCGCTACGACCTGCCCGTGGTCGCCAAGCTCGCCCCCGACGTCGCCGACATCGTCGCGGTCGCCCGGTCGTGCGTGGACGGCGGCGCCGACGCGCTCGCCATGATCAACACACCGCTGGGCATGAGCATCGACGTCGACACCATGCGTCCCGCGCTGGCCGCCGGCACCGGCGGCCTCTCGGGCCCGGCCATCAGGCCCCTCGCCGTGCGCTGCCTGTGGCAGGTGCACGCCGCGCTGCCCGGCGTGCCGATCGTCGGCATGGGCGGCGTGGCGAGCGGCCGCGACGCGCTGGAGATGATCCTGGCGGGCGCCTGCGTGGTCGCCGTGGGCACCGCGCTGTTCCACGACCCCTACGCCTGCCTGCGCATCCTGCGCGAGCTGGAGGAGCTGCTCAAGGAGCGCGGCTTCGAGCGGCTCGCCGACGCGGTGGGGCTGGCCCACCGTCCGCCCGGGGCCGGACCCCGGCACCGAACCGACCTTGAGGAGACCTCTCTGTGACGTCCGCACCCATCGCCGTGGCCCTCGACGCGCCCGACCTGGAGACGGCGGCCCGCTGGGCCGCGGCCGTCACCCCGCACGTGAGCACCGTGAAGGTCGGCCTCGAACTCTACCTCCGTTACGGTCCCGACGTGATCGCCTCGGTGCGGGGCGCCACCGGTGTGCAGGTGTTCCTCGACCTGAAGCTGCACGACATCCCCAACACCGTCGCCGGCGCCGCGCGCGCCGTCGCGCGGCTCAGGCCCGCCATCCTCACCGTGCACGCCGCGGGCGGCCGCGCGATGATCCGGGCCGCGGTCGAGAACGCCCCGCACACCCGCGTCGCCGCCGTCACGGCCCTGACGTCGCTCTCAGAGGCCGATCTGGAGCGTATCGGAATCAGGGGACCCTCCGGTGACGCCGTGCGCCGTCTGGCCGTCGAGGCCGTCGGCGCGGGCGCCCAGGCCCTGGTCTGCTCGCCCCGCGAGGTCGCCGCGGTGCGGGCCGAGGTCGGGCCCGATGTCATGCTCATCACGCCTGGGGTGCGGCCCGCCGGTGCCGAAACCCAGGACCAGGCAAGAGTAGCGACTCCGGAGCAGGCCGTCGCCGACGGGGCCGATCTTCTCGTGATCGGGCGTCCCATCACCGGCGCCGCCGACCCCGGAGCGGCCGCCGCGCGCATCGCCGCGGCCCTGCGGCGGGTGCTCCAGGCCTGACGCGCCGGGCCCCCTTTCGCGGCCCGCGCGGATGGCCGGGAACCGCCTGCGGGGACTAGCCCGGAGCCGATCGGCCGTCCGGGGATGACTAGCCCGAGAGCGGCCAGTACAGGCGTGTTTTGTCGACGGAATGCGATTCTCCGAACACGAAGAGTGATGAAAACAATTTTGTCGGGGGAGAAACTGGGCTTGACGTTGCTTGAAGGCCCAAGACCAGCTAGTTTCCCCTCCCGTCCGAGTACATCGACAGAAATTCGAGGTGACCCGGCGTGGCTCTTCCTCCCCTGACCCCCGAGCAGCGCGCCGCAGCCCTGGAGAAGGCTGCCAAAGCCCGCAAAGAGCGTGCCGAGGTCAAGAACCGGCTCAAGCACGGCGCGGTTTCTCTGGCTGAGGTGCTGAAGGATGGTCAGACCGACGACGTCATCGGCAAGATGAAGGTGTCGGCACTTTTGGAGTCGCTCCCCGGCGTGGGCAAGGTCCGCGCCAAGCAGCTGATGGAGAGGCTCGGTATCGCCGAGTCCCGCCGCGTGCGGGGTCTCGGCGCGAACCAGCGGGCCGCTCTGGAGCGCGAGTTCGGCGGCGCCGAGAGCTGATCTCGGCCGGCTGGAACAGAGATCACGGGGGTGTGGAGTGACCGGTACGTCCTGGCCCGAAGAGGGCGGCGTCCAACGGGCGCCCGTTTTCGGGGGGTTCGGGACACGTGGCGGTGACTCCATGCCTTCCACCGGCAGTCCGGAGGCGGCGCATGTCTCCTCCGGACCGGCGGGCAAGCGCCTGACGGTCCTCTCCGGGCCGTCCGGCGTGGGAAAGTCCACGGTCGTCGCCGAGCTTCGGCGGTCCCACCCCGAGGTGTGGCTGTCGGTCTCGGTGACCACCAGGGCCCCCCGGCCCGGCGAGACGCACGGCGTCGAGTACTACTTCGTCGCCGGCGACGAATTCGACCGCATGGTCGCCGCGGGCGAGCTCCTCGAATGGGCGGAGTTCGCCGGCAACAGGTACGGAACGCCCCGGGCGCCCGTGGAGCGCAAGCTCGCGGACGGCGTCCCCACGCTCCTGGAGATCGACCTCCAGGGCGCCCGGCAGGTCCGTGAGTCCATGCCCGAGGCGCTGCTGGTCTTCCTGGCCCCGCCGAGCTGGGAAGAGCTGGAGAGCCGCCTGCGCGGGCGTGGCACAGAGCCCGAGGACGTCATCACGCGCCGCCTGGCCGCCGGCCGCGTCGAGCTCGCCGCCGAGAAGGAGTTCGACGTCTCGCTGGTCAACACGGCCGTCGGCGACGTGTGCGCCCGGCTGATAGCCTTGATGACGTGACGATCGGCCCGTGCGCGCGTCCGGCGCGCCCGTGAGGCTTGGTATTCTGCAAGGCCGGGACCGATCCTCCGATCGATCCGACATCCCGACTGAGAGGCCGACGACGTGGCCGGCACCGCCCCGCTTGCCGAAGGCATCACCAACCCGCCGATCGACCAGCTGCTTGAGGTCGTCGACAGCAAGTACAGCCTGGTCATCATGGGCGCGAAGCGGGCGCGCCAGATCAACGCCTACTACTCCCAGCTCGGCGAGGGCCTTCTGGAGTACGTCGGGCCGCTCGTGGAGACGCACGCCCAGGAGAAGCCCCTCTCCATCGCGCTGCGCGAGATCTCCGAGGGCCTGCTGACCTCCGAGGCCATCGAGGGCTGACCTCGACCCGTCCGCCGCGCGCCCCCGTGATGAACACCCAGGCCTCCGCCGGGCCGAGCGTCGTTCTCGGTGTGGGCGCGGGCATCGCGGCGTACAAGGCCTGCGAGCTGCTGCGGCTGTTCACCGAGTCGGGCCACGACGTCCGCGTCGTCCCCACGCGGGACGCTCTGCGGTTCGTCGGCGAGCCCACCTGGGCCGCCCTCTCCGGCAACCCCGTGACCAGCGAGGTCTGGGAGTCCGTCCACGAGGTGCCGCACGTCCGCATCGGGCAGGCGGCCGACCTGGTGGTGGTCGCGCCCGCCACGGCCGACATCCTCGCCAGGGCCGCGCACGGCCTCGCCGGTGACCTGCTCACCAACACCCTGCTGACCGCCCGCTGCCCGGTCGTCTTCGCCCCGGCGATGCACACCGAGATGTGGGAGCACCCCGCCACCCGCGCCAACGTCGCCACCCTGCGCGAGCGCGGCTGCCTGGTCATCGACCCCGCCGTAGGGCGGCTGACCGGCGCCGACACCGGCCGGGGGCGCCTGCCGGACCCCGCCGCGATCTTCGAGGTCTGCCGCGGTGTCCTGTCCGGCCGCGGGGCCGACCTGGCGGGCCGCCACGTCGTCGTCTCCGCCGGCGGCACCCGCGAGGCCATCGACCCGGTGCGGTTCATCGGCAACCGGTCCTCGGGCCTGCAGGGGTACGCGCTGGCGCGCACGGCCGTCGCGCGCGGCGCCTGCGTCACGCTGGTGGCCGCCAACGTGGCGCTGCCCGATCCGGCGGGCGCCACGGTGGTGCGGGTGGAGTCCGCGCTCGCCCTGCGGGAGGCCGTCCTCGAGGCCGCGGGGAGCGCCGACGCGGTGGTGATGGCGGCGGCGGTCGCCGACTTCCGGCCCGCCGCGCGCAGCGACTCCAAGATCAAGAAGTCGTCGGCGGATCCCGAACCCATTCATCTCACGAAAAATCCGGACATCCTCGCCGAGTTGTGCGACCTGCGCCGCGCGGGGCGCCGGCCCTGGCCCGAGGTCATCGCCGGATTCGCCGCCGAGACCGACGACGTCCTCGCCAACGGTCAGGCCAAGCTCGCCCGCAAGGGCTGCGACCTGCTCGTCGTCAACCAGGTCGGCGAGAACCTCGCCTTCGGCACCCCCGACAACGCCGCCGTGATCCTCGTCGCGGGCGGCGACCCGGTCGAGGTGCCGCGCGGCCCCAAGGAGGGGCTGGCCGACGTCGTCTGGGACCTCGTGGCCGCCCGCCTCGCCTGAGCCGCCCGCCCCCGTTTTGATGAGTCCTGCTCATGACGGCTTGATGGCGGCCGGTTCCCGGCGGATACTCCGGGAGGATGCCGGAGTGAGAGGGCCACGCGATGCCGGTGACCGCCACGGTGCGACAACGCTGCCGATCCCTGTTGCCCCAGGGTGAGGAACTGCACTACGTCTTCCCCGCCACCCTCACCGGATCGGGCGGCGCCTCCCACTACCTCGTCGTGGTGACCGGCCTGTCGGTCACCGTGCTCGCCACCAAGCTGTTCACCCGCGACGAACCCGCCGTCGTCTGGGCGCGCTACCCCCGCCGCACCCGCCTCGGCCCCGTACGGCACGACTCGCGGCCCGCGATCCGGCTCGGCGACACCCTGTTCGAGGTCGAGGCCGAGTACGTCCCCGTCATCGCGGCGGCCGACGCCGAGGCGTTCTCGCCCGCGGACCTGCCCAAGGACCCGCTTCCCGATCTCTAGGCCCCGCCACGCCGTGAGACGGTTGCGCGGCGCCGCACCTCGTCGGGCTAAACTCGGCGCAGCGCCTTGGCCGTCCAAGCCAATGCCACGACGTCAGCAGCCGCTGCATGAGGAGCCTGTGAGTTGTCCCGCCGCCTGTTCACTTCCGAGTCGGTCACAGAGGGCCACCCGGACAAGATCGCCGACCAGATCAGTGACGCGATCCTCGACGCCATGCTCAAGGACCACCCGACCAGCCGGGTCGCGGTCGAGACGCTGATCACCACCGGCCAGGTCCACGTCGCCGGTGAGGTCACCACCGAGACCTACGTCGACATTCCCGGTGTCATCCGGGAGAAGATCCTGGAGATCGGGTACGACGCCTCGCACAAGGGCTTCGACGGCGCCTCGTGTGGTGTGTCGGTGTCCATCGGGGCGCAGTCGCCCGACATCGCCCAGGGCGTGGACGACGCCTATGAGGTCCGTGAGGGTGAGGGTTCCGACGACCTGGACCGTCAGGGGGCCGGCGACCAGGGTCTGATGTTCGGTTACGCGTGCCGGGAGACCCCGGAGCTGATGCCGTTGCCGATCACGCTGGCGCATCGGATGGCGCGCCGGTTGTCGGAGGTGCGCAAGAACGGCACGGTGCCGTATCTGCGCCCGGACGGCAAGACGCAGGTGACGATCGAGTACGACGGCGACCGCCCGGTGCGGCTGGACACCGTCGTCGTCTCCAGCCAGCACGCCCCCGAGATCGACCTGAAGGAGATGCTCACCCCCGACGTCAGGGAGCACGTGGTCGAGCCGGTGCTGGCCGAGCTGGACATCGATGTCGAGGGGTACCGGTTGCTGGTGAACCCGACGGGGCGGTTCGAGATCGGTGGTCCGATGGGGGACGCGGGTCTGACGGGCCGGAAGATCATTGTGGACACCTATGGCGGGATGGCCCGTCATGGGGGTGGGGCGTTCTCGGGTAAGGATCCGTCGAAGGTGGACCGTTCGGCGGCGTATGCGATGCGGTGGGTGGCCAAGAACGTGGTGGCGGCGGGTCTGGCGGATCGGGTGGAGGTGCAGGTGGCCTACGCGATCGGCAAGGCGCAGCCGGTGGGGGTGTTCGTGGAGACGTTCGGCACCGAGAAGGTGGAGGTGTCGCGGATCCAGGAGGCGATCTCGCGGGTGTTCGACCTGCGTCCGGCGGCGATCATCCGTGATCTGGACCTGCTGCGGCCGATCTACTCCCAGACCGCCGCCTACGGCCACTTCGGCCGCGAGGAGCCCAACTTCTCCTGGGAGCGCACCGACCGCGCCGAGGACCTCCGCCAGGCCCTCGG includes these proteins:
- the carA gene encoding glutamine-hydrolyzing carbamoyl-phosphate synthase small subunit codes for the protein MTRPTPAVLVLEDGRAFHGTSYGAEGETFGEMVFATGMTGYQETLTDPSYHGQIVAMTAPHIGNTGVNDEDPESSRIWVAGYVVREPARVASNWRSRRSLDEELRRQGVVGIAMPGTRALTRHLRERGAMRAGVFTGPAAPVEELAERVRTSPAMVGADLAKQVSTAEPYVVPAHGVKRFTVAAIDLGIKAMTPYRMAERGCEVHVLPATATAADVLALDPDGVFLSNGPGDPAAADYAVETLTGVLEARRPVFGICFGNQILGRALGLGTYKLRYGHRGVNQPVQDRRTGKVDISAHNHGFAVQAPLDGPFDTPYGRGEVSHVNLNDGCVEGLRLLDYPAFSVQYHPEAAAGPHDAAGLFDEFCALMAGGATGTKGEERGNG
- the carB gene encoding carbamoyl-phosphate synthase large subunit, with protein sequence MAKRTDISTIMVIGSGPIVIGQACEFDYSGTQACRVLRAEGYRVILVNSNPATIMTDPEFADATYVEPITPGIVEQIIAKERPDALLPTLGGQTALNTAVALYEAGVLERYGVELIGADIAAIQAGENRELFKGIVAKVAEEHGLNAESARSAICHTLEECLAAAGTLGYPVVVRPSFTMGGAGSGFAYDEEDLRRIAGAGLDASPTTEVLLEESILGWKEYELEVMRDRADNVVIVCSIENIDPMGVHTGDSVTVAPAMTLTDREYQNMRDVAIAVIREVGVDTGGCNIQFAVDPRTGRMIVIEMNPRVSRSSALASKATGFPIAKIAAKLAIGYTLDEIPNDITRETPASFEPSLDYVVVKVPRFAFEKFAGADRTLTTHMKSVGEAMAIGRSFPEALQKALRSLEKKESSFSWAGDPGGPEDRRRLLEACRTPHDGRLRTMQQAIRAGATLEELYEATAVDPWFLDQLFLIDEEAAALREGELTAATLTRAKRHGFSDAQIAGIRGMAEPEVRALRDALGVRPVYNTVDTCAAEFAAKTPYLYSTYDEETEVPGGDRPKVIILGSGPNRIGQGIEFDYACVHASFELSAAGYETVMVNCNPETVSTDYDTSDRLYFEPLTLEDVLEVVRAERETGPIAGVIVQLGGQTPLGLAQALKDAGVPVVGTSPESIHLAEDRGAFGRVLAEAALPAPRHGTAMTVEQAREVAAEIGYPVLVRPSYVLGGAGMAIVYDEDTLSAYMGRATGDHPVLVDKFLDEAIEIDVDALFDGEELYLGGVMEHIEEAGIHSGDSACALPPITLGGFDIKRIRAATEAIARGVGVRGLLNVQYALSANILYVLEANPRASRTVPFVSKATAVPLAKAAARVMMGASIASLREEGMLPREGDGGTLPLDAPIAVKEAVLPFNRFRGVDIVLGPEMRSTGEVMGIDEVFGTAYAKSQSAAYGSLPTKGRAFVSVANRDKRAMVFPVKALADLGFEILATEGTAEVLRRNGVHAKIVRKQSDGPGTDGEPTIVTRILDGEVDLIVNTPFGSPGQSGPRLDGYEIRTAAVLRGVPCVTTVQGLAAAVQGIQAVAAGSVGVRSLQEHAKRLRG
- a CDS encoding dihydroorotate dehydrogenase electron transfer subunit; the protein is MKETAGTPVQVTGTVLTTRRVDAYHALTVVAPGIAERFRPGHFVSVAVGGPHTSMPARRAFSVHDVKPDYGGTVELVFAVRGRGTAWLAERKARDTLDLVGPLGRPFPVPRDPCTCVLVGGEYGSASLFALADTLQQRGCRVDFVLGAASADRVFGALRARRMGETITLTTEDGSLGLRGLVTDALPSVIADARADVVYACGPMSMLRGVTAVAVEFDIPVQVSVEEAMACGYGVCMTCVLPVIGDDGVTRMARSCVDGPVFRGERVRFEDVGTIPFDALGAPGGRVQEGGAHSRNVS
- a CDS encoding dihydroorotate dehydrogenase, translated to MSVDMRTYLAHVELANPITTAAGCAASGAELSQFFELARLGAVVTRSITMAPRAGRPTPRMAETPSGLLNGVGLQGPGVEAFLERELPRLVDRGARAVVSIAGGSVAEYTALARRLSDAPGVAAVEVNLSCPNVEDLGRVFARDPAASAEVVSSVRATLRYDLPVVAKLAPDVADIVAVARSCVDGGADALAMINTPLGMSIDVDTMRPALAAGTGGLSGPAIRPLAVRCLWQVHAALPGVPIVGMGGVASGRDALEMILAGACVVAVGTALFHDPYACLRILRELEELLKERGFERLADAVGLAHRPPGAGPRHRTDLEETSL
- the pyrF gene encoding orotidine-5'-phosphate decarboxylase → MTSAPIAVALDAPDLETAARWAAAVTPHVSTVKVGLELYLRYGPDVIASVRGATGVQVFLDLKLHDIPNTVAGAARAVARLRPAILTVHAAGGRAMIRAAVENAPHTRVAAVTALTSLSEADLERIGIRGPSGDAVRRLAVEAVGAGAQALVCSPREVAAVRAEVGPDVMLITPGVRPAGAETQDQARVATPEQAVADGADLLVIGRPITGAADPGAAAARIAAALRRVLQA
- the mihF gene encoding integration host factor, actinobacterial type, encoding MALPPLTPEQRAAALEKAAKARKERAEVKNRLKHGAVSLAEVLKDGQTDDVIGKMKVSALLESLPGVGKVRAKQLMERLGIAESRRVRGLGANQRAALEREFGGAES
- the gmk gene encoding guanylate kinase, whose amino-acid sequence is MPSTGSPEAAHVSSGPAGKRLTVLSGPSGVGKSTVVAELRRSHPEVWLSVSVTTRAPRPGETHGVEYYFVAGDEFDRMVAAGELLEWAEFAGNRYGTPRAPVERKLADGVPTLLEIDLQGARQVRESMPEALLVFLAPPSWEELESRLRGRGTEPEDVITRRLAAGRVELAAEKEFDVSLVNTAVGDVCARLIALMT
- the rpoZ gene encoding DNA-directed RNA polymerase subunit omega, which gives rise to MAGTAPLAEGITNPPIDQLLEVVDSKYSLVIMGAKRARQINAYYSQLGEGLLEYVGPLVETHAQEKPLSIALREISEGLLTSEAIEG
- the coaBC gene encoding bifunctional phosphopantothenoylcysteine decarboxylase/phosphopantothenate--cysteine ligase CoaBC codes for the protein MNTQASAGPSVVLGVGAGIAAYKACELLRLFTESGHDVRVVPTRDALRFVGEPTWAALSGNPVTSEVWESVHEVPHVRIGQAADLVVVAPATADILARAAHGLAGDLLTNTLLTARCPVVFAPAMHTEMWEHPATRANVATLRERGCLVIDPAVGRLTGADTGRGRLPDPAAIFEVCRGVLSGRGADLAGRHVVVSAGGTREAIDPVRFIGNRSSGLQGYALARTAVARGACVTLVAANVALPDPAGATVVRVESALALREAVLEAAGSADAVVMAAAVADFRPAARSDSKIKKSSADPEPIHLTKNPDILAELCDLRRAGRRPWPEVIAGFAAETDDVLANGQAKLARKGCDLLVVNQVGENLAFGTPDNAAVILVAGGDPVEVPRGPKEGLADVVWDLVAARLA
- the metK gene encoding methionine adenosyltransferase produces the protein MSRRLFTSESVTEGHPDKIADQISDAILDAMLKDHPTSRVAVETLITTGQVHVAGEVTTETYVDIPGVIREKILEIGYDASHKGFDGASCGVSVSIGAQSPDIAQGVDDAYEVREGEGSDDLDRQGAGDQGLMFGYACRETPELMPLPITLAHRMARRLSEVRKNGTVPYLRPDGKTQVTIEYDGDRPVRLDTVVVSSQHAPEIDLKEMLTPDVREHVVEPVLAELDIDVEGYRLLVNPTGRFEIGGPMGDAGLTGRKIIVDTYGGMARHGGGAFSGKDPSKVDRSAAYAMRWVAKNVVAAGLADRVEVQVAYAIGKAQPVGVFVETFGTEKVEVSRIQEAISRVFDLRPAAIIRDLDLLRPIYSQTAAYGHFGREEPNFSWERTDRAEDLRQALGL